TCGGGGGTTACGAAATCGCGGAACATTTCCGGGGAGATCATGACCGACATGTCGCATTGCGCGGTGATAAGCTTGCCCGGCGCCCAGACCTGCATCCAGTCAATGTCGCCTTCCTGATAACTGCGCCCGATGTCATATACTTCATCGTATGTTTGCCGCGACCAGACCATCAGGCGGTCCAACGCGGCCTTGACCGCCTCCGGATGTTCAAGCATGGCCATCATCGTTTTTTCGTTGCCGAGCAGGCCGCAGATTATGTCCATCAGGTTCGCTATGCCGCCCGCATGAGCGGCAAGCCAGCGGCCGTTGGCGCGTTCCATGGAAAGGCGCATCATTTTCATGCTGAGCTGACGCCAGCGGTTGTGCGGATTGAAGTTAAGATTCGGCAATTCGCTCCAATCCCGCAGACACGGCTCATACCAGGTCGTATTCGGCATGAAATTCGGCTCACAGCCCAGGTAAGTCAGAGAGAACATGGGACCGAAATAAACGAAATGGGTTGGAAAATATTCTCCGCCCCAGAAGGTGTGCTCCAGACGATATTCCATGTTGGAGAGAACGGCTTCCGGGTCAATATATTTGGCAGGAACATCATCGCGGATGGATTTTATCAGCGGATCCGCCGGTTTAAGAGGCGCGCTGACCTGCGCCACAACCCGGTCGGTTTTTTTGCCGGCCCACCAGGCAATCATGCGCTCGCGCGCTTCCCGGCAATCCGGTTTGTATCTGTTCATATTCGCATGCATGTCTTTTTTAACTTTCAAGTTAATCCGCTCCTTTACACGGGCGGGCATGCCTGATTAAATTGTTCAGATACCCCGCCGCCCGGCGCGTGGCTTCATCAGGCGGATATTGCTTTCCCTCGTACTCAATATTGATATAGCCTTGGTATCCGGCCTCTTTCATGGCATCCAGACACGAAACATGCGGCACAATGCCTTCGCCGATCAGGGCGGCCGCATAATGCCGGCCATCCAGACCTTCCAGGCCACCGCCCGGTCCGGCCAGGACCCAATCCTTGAAATGCGCGTGGACTACATGTGCGGCACAACGCATGAAAGACACGGATGGGTCCTCGCCGCCAGTCAAGACGTTACCATTGTCAAAAGTCAATTTCAAGCCGGGGACCTCACGGAAAGCCTCAAGCACGTCGGATGAAACGACAAACGGACTGTCTTTGCCGGGGAAGTTTTCAATCGTCATGATTATTCCGGCTTTGCGAGCAAAGTCCGCGCTTTCCTGAAGTCCGCCGATAAATTGCCGGCGCGAGACTTCCCGCGCAACGCCCGGCTTTCCCGGGGTAACCACCATGATCAGGGGAGCGCCGATTTCAACGGCAACATCTACGCCGGCCCTGACCTGATCCGCTCCGATTCCGCGCTCTTTTGCCGTGGCGGCGTTCAAATCCGCTTTGAAAGTGTAACAAACTGCTTTCTGGCCAAAGTCCGATAAAATCCGCCTGATATCCGCCGGCAAGAGATTATGGGTGGATACAACATCCACGCCGTCAATGCCCAATTCCTGCGCAACCCGGCACATGCCTTCAAGATCAAACCTGCCGTTTTTCCGCCACCCCTGCCGGGAAAACGTGTAGGACATTATTGAAAGTTTCATTTCAGAATTTTTTCTATATCCAATTTGTCCAGCTGCGTGAATACTTTTTTAAAGGCCTGCGCCACGGCTTTAACGGCCGCTTTGCCGTTTGGGGCCCGCAAGGGAGTCGTCATGCCGAAATGGGTGTCCGTATGCCGCTGGGCGACCGGGAATTTTGCGGGGTTATAATCAACAGGCTGCGTCAGGGGGCAGCTCCAGGGGCAGCCTTTGCCATAGGCGTTCCTGGCCTGGAAAACGGTCATGGCCGGCAGAATAAAACTTTGCCAGACGCCCGCCGGCGCGCCTTCCGCCTGCAGGGCCTTCATGACCGCATTCCTGAAACGCTGCGGTTCGCCGGTCCATTTTGCGGCCGGCATGTCAATCCGGCTGGTGAAATTATACCAGTTATGCTTGTGTCCCTCCGGCTCCACCGGAATTATCAAGGCCGGCAGGCCCTTCAGTTCGTCCCGCAATAATGCGCCGTTTTCCCATTGGGTTTTGAGATAATGATCC
This genomic window from Kiritimatiellia bacterium contains:
- a CDS encoding sugar phosphate isomerase/epimerase, whose protein sequence is MKLSIMSYTFSRQGWRKNGRFDLEGMCRVAQELGIDGVDVVSTHNLLPADIRRILSDFGQKAVCYTFKADLNAATAKERGIGADQVRAGVDVAVEIGAPLIMVVTPGKPGVAREVSRRQFIGGLQESADFARKAGIIMTIENFPGKDSPFVVSSDVLEAFREVPGLKLTFDNGNVLTGGEDPSVSFMRCAAHVVHAHFKDWVLAGPGGGLEGLDGRHYAAALIGEGIVPHVSCLDAMKEAGYQGYINIEYEGKQYPPDEATRRAAGYLNNLIRHARPCKGAD